In Aspergillus nidulans FGSC A4 chromosome II, the genomic stretch gttcctttcctttttccgACCTTGGCCGTATAACAGCTATCTCTACCGCTCTTATTTCTGTGCGCACAGTTTAATGTGATTGTCATGTCGTTAGCAACGCTCAGTCGACTTTGGATACGGCATTGTCTGCCTGCTCCGTCCAGAGTGACCGCAAGCCATCATCCCCCTGAAATGGAACATATTGTCTAGTGCggagagaagaccaagaaaaAGACGGCTTCGACTATGCAGGCAGCGTAGCAAGGATGGAAAGTAGGCAGTCATCCGCGTCTTAAAGGGCTCGGCCTATCGATGGCGCAAAATGCTACGCGATTATCATCATACCGACCGGCGACCGCACAGTGCTTAGTGCTCCACGTGTCTGAGGCTCTTCTAGGGGAGATATCCCGTCGCGATATCAGAGCGGGATTGCGACATCAAGCGTATTTTGACTTCGTGTATTGATCTGGGGCGAAAATCTGGGGTAGGGACCTCAAAAACAACGTGTACTGGGCTCTCTCTGGATCGCGGGCGAAGCTGATTTAAGCAGCTGGTGTATTCAGTAGCTCAGAGTCATTCAGAAGGAACCAGAAGACGATTAGAGGCCGGCTGTCGGGTTCAGAACGTTCAGGCTTAGGCGAAAGGCTTTAATGGCCTAATATAAGGCGCACTCAGCTTTTCCGCTCCCAACAAAACGCGGCGCCGCAGCGATCAGAttcagaggaagaactgCGCCTCTGAGCTGAATCTGGGCCACTCAAGCAGAATACGCTCTAGGCAAAACCCTACGGCTACGTCTTCAGCCATTGAATTGTCGAGCGGCGAAACATGCTGCATACCATCACCCTCAACAGAGCCCAACCACAGAATTCTCAGCGCAAACGCCACAAACAGACTTTTCTCTTGGAAGCATCATAGACCCTGAATACGAACATGTGTGAGACATGAAAAAGTGGAATTCCAGATGCGGTGCACGTTCGGCTTGGACGGGCCCTGAGGAATGTAACGCCTGGCCTGGACCACATTCAAACCGGAGTCCGGCCGTACGCCGGAGATCGTGGAATTATTTCCCGAGCGATATGGTTGCATCAAGCACTCAATCCGTGCCTACAAATGTGGGCATATCTGCGAGCGATGCTAGTGGTTGTTCGCTGTATGTAACTGCGTGATTTTGACAACGGCCTATGCTTCTCGTCGCAAAAGTGGATTAAAGGGGTCGAATAGTGACGACAGCGGCTTAGCCGTACGGAATCAAATTTGGTTTCCTGTACCTTATCTCTCTGTTTCAGCTGGACTAGTCTATGGATGGGGTTTGTAGCATCGGCCGCATTCGGTAGCCTCAGGGCAACGTCGGCCCAATGAGTAGTTATGGTTCGTCTCAGGTACAtcaaataaaataaaataaattCACAGCTGACTTGTGCGTTCGTCCCTCAAATCCTTGAGGGCCAGAATCAAAGTGTCATCGGCCTCTACCGATCATCGAGGGGTGGATCAGGAGCAGACTTCCCTCGTGGGTACGTTGCCTACACAGACGCGGGTCCCCAGCGCAGGCGCCCTAATCCGGCGACAATATCTGGGGTTGGAATGTTCACCTGAAATTGTATCGATGTAGAAGTGCATAGGTCATACACATTTGTGCTGCAAACTGCTCTTCGCAGGTCATGGATAGATACAGGACATTCTGATAGAGGCTGGTATATCTCATTCCATAGTATCGCACCGCAATTGATTTtgatttttttctttttttttttttttggttgaAAACCCTACCTGCCCGCCTGCAGACACATACAATGCAACAAGCTAGGTGGCGTACTCACAGGTACACTTCTCTAACCACGGCTCATTAGAGCGCTGCTTGCGGCCTTCGTCAGGACAGGACAAAAACCACGGTACGGTCAGGTCAGGTTCGCTTGCGGGCTCGACGATTTCTGACCAGGAGATGTAGCATTAGTTCGGATCCGAGATTGAGATCATGAACGCAGACTGTAGTATCTCAGAGTTGTAGTCTTCTGCTGAAAGTAGGTGTCAACGTCAAATATATAGAGCAAAATCGGTCGAACCTCAGCTATATAAACCTGCCCAGTCACCCTTCATCAGCTGCCTTCCATCACAAGCATCTCAAGCAATTCAGCAATTCAGCAATCCAATCATCCAGCAACAAAGCTTTCAAAGCCAACTCAACTCAACTCATCAAAATGCGCTTCATCGtctctctcctcgccttcacTGCCGCGGCCACCGCAACCGCCCTCCCGGCCTCTGCCGCAAAGAACGCGAAGCTGGCCACCTCGGCGGCCTTCGCCAAGCAGGCTGAAGGCACCACCTGCAATGTCGGCTCGATCGCTTGCTGCAACTCCCCCGCTGAGACCAACAACGACAGTCTGTTGAGCGGTCTGCTCGGTGCTGGCCTTCTCAACGGGCTCTCGGGCAACACTGGCAGCGCCTGCGCCAAGGCGAGCTTGATTGACCAGCTGGGTCTGCTCGGTACGTGATCCCCACTCAGTCGCTCCCGGAGAGGCTGAGGGAAGACGAGCGACGGTCTAGAAATGGTGTGCTAATAGATGCATGTGTGCAGCTCTCGTCGACCACACTGAGGAAGGCCCCGTCTGCAAGAACATCGTCGCTTGCTGCCCTGAGGGAACCACCAACGTACGTCTTTCAGATCTGCTACAAGTGAGGCGATCAAAACTAACATATTCCAGTGTGTTGCCGTCGACAACGCTGGCGCCGGTACCAAGGCTGAGTAAGACGGCTGCCGATGTCGCTGTCTGGACGCTCCTAGGTATCTTGGAGAGAACAGACGGGCTCAAAAAGTCGAGAATGGGTCTTAGTTCTTGCCGTTGATGCAACACGAATAGTAGTAATCAGTACGTTAGTACTATAGTActaatataataataataattgGTGTTGTTCGGATTTGTTTCCTGATTTGTTCTGATTTTTCGCTTGCGGTGCATACCAGCCTACCAGCCTATAGTAGACTATCATAGTTAAACCATATCCTCCCTCCAAGTCCCTCATACTGGCAACCAACACTCAAACACCAACTACCAATCAGATAGGCCCCCTCTTACTCCATCTGAGCCCCAAATCGCTCATCGTGCACCTTCCAAGCCTTGTATGACCTCATCATTGCAGCCCGTACGGCCCCCCATCGCTCAGCTCTCCTATCGCGAGCAGGAAGTGGGAAGTGTGGAAAGTGTGGGGTAATGCGATAGCGCTGCCACCGCTATGCCACGAGCCTTGCTTATTTTCAGGTGGAAAGTTTATTGGGGTCGAATAAGAACTGGGCGTGTTGCCATGGCGTACTTATGCAGTTGCTTACTTGCTTGCTGACCGCAGTTGATGCGTTTGCCATGCCATGTTCATATCGATGTCATGCGGCCAGTGCGTGATTGCTGGACTGTCGTTGACTGTCGTTTTGCTCGAGTCGAATCTCCATGCAGTATCCCGCGTCtgcccgagcccgagccggGCTCGGGCAGACGTTCTCGTTTTCTAAAGCTCTCACTACTGGGCTATATACCTGCAGATGACTACGGGAGACGGTAAAGACGATGGTGTGCTGGCCAGCTAAGTTTCGTGATCCACGCGACCGGCCATTTGTTTGTGGACGGGGGATGCTAGACTGAGAGCAGTTAGAGGATCTGCAGCTAATATATCTCATCTGATTCGGAGAATACCTTAGACTCTTTAGTTCGATGCGCATCCCCCGCTAACCTACTAGTGAGCCGTGCGAGCACGGCCCATCGGATTTACTGGATTTGCTTCTGAGATCAGCTGGCTCGCTCCCCGTATGACTGGCAGTTGACCGCTGGACTGGCACTGGCGGTGACTGAAGCCTCAAGCGTGAAGTACTCAACACTGAAGCACCGAGGCACTGAAGCGGATTAGGGCTTGCGACCGACCCGACCGACCGCGACCACGGAAGACAGAAACGTGGCCCCAGCTACGGGGTCAAAATGCCTGTCGGGCGGGCATTAAGTCAGCCCAGACAAGAGGACTAGGCCGGGCGGAAGGCGACGCCGAGGTGCAGGACGTGGCCTAGTGCCTGACAGTGCAGGGTTCAGGACTTCAGGACTGCCTGCCTATAGGAGGCAGATGCAGCGCAACCCGGTAGGACAGACTCAAGACAAGGCAGTGTGACATCGGGCGCAGACAAGCAGAGCGCACACTGAGTCAGGCACCATgaagggcagcagcagcgccgaagACCGCAGAAGAGTGGCATCAGAGCGCATGGCTGATAGTGGCCTCAAAGAGGGATGGATAGTCGCATCCCTGTCTGGGCGCAGACCTTGGACTGGACGACAAGACAGCCGCAGCCGATCGCCCGATGACGATCTTCTTCTATGATACCGTAGACTCTATGAAgtatcctcatcctcctggccggaaaaaataaataaaatagGGAACAGTGATCACATTATCCGGAGTCTTGTGACACGTCACTTGCATCCCTGCAGAGCAGTGAATAATGACTTTGGAAGCTTTGTTAGTCAATTTGGAGTCTTGGACCGGGACTATACTAGCTAGCCTGCTAGACTCCTCCCTTGCGTGACCTCAACAGACTGGCTAAAATGGCGAATGCTGGAGACAAAGGCCAAGGCCAAGGGCCAGCACGGAAATTCGACATGTATAAGAATGCCCATTCCATTCACCCCGTCCGTCCTTCATTCCAGTCATCgcgctcgtcttcctcacctGGAACTTATAATATCTATTCCCTCTCATAGTCTTGACTCCCGGTCGAATTTGTATGACTGCCGTACCGGTCAGTGAGCGACAATGAAACTggccctctccctcttcctgctGTCAGGCAGTCTTGCCCAGTACTCCAACCCGGGCGCCTGCTCCGGCGACTGCTGGGGCCATGACCCGGGCTTCTACCAGCGCGTCTCAGACGGCCGGTATTACCGCTTCTCGACCGGCGGCGGCATCCAGATCCATGCGTCCGATAACCTCGAGGGGCCCTGGGAGGCTGTGGGGGAGGCTTTGCCGGGGGGATCGGTTGTCGATCATGCTGGGAGCACCAATTTATGGGTAGGTGCCACTGCTCGTTTACGTCTGCGACTGTCTGCCAGTGCTCTTGGCCGTGCTTTACCTTGGACAAACAGGCTCAATCGACATGTCCCTGCCTAGAGTGGTTTTGACTTTCTCTCTTTATTCGTCCtctctgttttctcttttctctctttcttcttcatcccctccaTTCATTTggattttcttttttttttctcttttttttcctttttatttctttttttccttttttttttttttttttctctttttctctttttcttctttcttttcttctttctttcttttctcctttttgcCCTGTGAATGACCGGCGGGACTGGGCCGGCGATTGTTAGTGGCAGTGGTAGCCCTAACTCGATACCCCAGCCCGACCTAGCCAGCATACCCCGGCCCCATGCATTATTGCATCCCCGCACGATCAGAAAGATCGACATCCCACCCTTGCTATTGGGACCATGGATCTCTTGGACGATATGCTGATAGTATGATGTAAACACAGGCCCCAGACATCCACTATGAAGCCTCCACAAATCTCTACTACATGTACTATTCCGTCTCAACGCTTGGCTCCCGCGACAGTGTCATTGGCGTCGCAACCAGCCCAAACCTGCAGCCTAACTGGACCGACCACGGCGCCCTCTTCAGATCCCAAGCTGGCGGAAACTACAACGCCATCGACGCCAACTGGGCGTCGATCGGCGGCTCGCCAATCCTCACATTCGGCTCGTACTGGAACGGCATCCACCAGCTCCCGCTCGCAGGCCCGCTGAGCCTTGCGGACGGGGCGACCCCGACCCAGATCGCATATAATAGCTCGGGCAACCATGCGATCGAGGCGGGCTTTGTGTTTTATAGACGGGGTTGGTACTATTTGACCTTCTCGAGTGGGCGGGCAGGCAGCTACGATACGAATCCGCCGGCGACGGGCGAGGAGTATCGTATTGTCGTCTGTCGGAGTGCGAGTGGCACCGGTGATTTTGTATGTATCTCCtatccttttcttttctatcctttgttttcttctgaaaCGGAGTCGCTAATCGTTCTCGCTGCGCAGGTCGACAAGAGCGGCCGTTCCTGCCTGACCGACAACGGAGGCACGACAATCCTCGCTTCGCACGGCAACGTATACGGACCCGGCGGCCAGGGCGTCTTCGAAGACAGGACCCGCGGCTGGGTGCTGTACTACCACTATGCGAATCCCGACATTGGCCTCTCGACGGGCCAGTACCAGTTCGGGTGGAACGTGCTGCAGTGGGCGGACGGGTGGCCGAGTGTCTAACGGCCGTTCTTTATCACCCTATTGAGGTATATTTGGCTTGAGGGGGCTGGTATGGTTATGCAAATATCTATTTTGTTTCTGCTTATATCCGGGATGGACAGAACTGCGTGAGTGAGTGAGGTTTTGATACCCGTACCCACCTACCTATATTGTTCATACTACAAACCCGAGTACATATTGTACTTATCTGTACTGCTGTTGATATTTCGTTGCATTGCATCGCATCACTCGTGTACATAGTTAAGAGCCCCCTCAATGCCGCTGCTCTCTGAAGTAATGGCTAGGCCGTATTCCAGGGACGGGCAGTCGTCCGTCAAATATTGGCTTTAATGAACCGGCTCAGCGAGTTCGGCACCGCGTGGCATTCATGTCTACACTTAATCAGTGATAGCATTATCTAGTTGAGCGAAGATGACTCGTTCTTACGATCATCATATTGTAGGGGTTAGGGCTTGAGCACTCGTGCTGATGGGAATGTCTGTCTGCGCTAATATGTACTGCTTTATCCCAAGTGCCTCCATATAAGGAAACACTaagggaaggaaagaggcgTACCTCACTAAGCGCTGGTTAAAAGAAAAGGACTGGGAATGAGCTGATATCATGATTCAGGGTATGAGCCCTAGAAGCACGGTATGTAGGTTATCTtggctcctactggctgcTAACTACAAATCTAATCTGAGTAAGATTGGGGTTTTGTCCAGCATGTGCCAACTTTCCAGGCCTGCGACTGGACTCACTATCAGGAAAGGATGTCCCATTCTCACTAAGCCTcagtccatcttcaatcaaCCACTGCGCGCAGATCGAAAGAGGTTCTCAATCCACATCGTCTGATAAGAGCCGAATCCGCGCATGCTCTTGTACTTATTTTTAAAGTCTTCCTTTTCCAAGATTTCAAGAGTCTCAGCCGAATGCAGCGGCCTATATAGGTCCCCCtctacttcttcctccgcctgaCGATATCTCGGCATCAGAAGCGAAAGCCTCGTATGCGATGTCTCCCCAGCCCCTAGTTTCCCAAGTACAGACCCCATATGCCTCTTGCGATGCGGATGCCTCATATAATCATTCTCcctccgcagcagctcgaATTCAacctcttctgctcttccCAATTCCATCTTCCCGCTCTGGTCTCTAGCCAGAAGCAGTCGTTTATACCTTACCTCTTCGATTGCTAAGTTCACATCCCTCCATTCGAAGCATTCATTCCAATACTTTTTAAGCTGGTCTTCATCGGGCACCGTAACAAGCTGCGCCATCCAGTGCAGATCCGATGGCGCGGGTAGATAGCCCAAATATCGCTTTACATGGAGAAGGATTGTCTTCCATCCGTCTTTTCTCGGGCTCGACCGACATTCCCACCGGAAGGTCGTCTTGCACCCAGGGAACTGGCAGCAAGCATTCGCCTTGTCATCCTTCCATATCCTGAGGATATAATCTGCAGTAGCATCATCAAATTCTTTCTGTCCCATCTTGCGGCGATATTCCTCCCTCAATTCCTCAATTGAAGGCGTATCGTTCCTATTCCTCGATCTGGAAACAGACTCGCAATAACTTTTGATAACTAAGTTATCACCTAGCCTCGTATGCGGACATGTGGGAATGTCGAACCCGCGCAGGATCCGCGCAATTTCGGCCCTGCTTACTCTAAGATCGAAGTCGGAGCCCTTCTCATTCGGGGTTGAGTCGGAACCAATGTCGGGGAGTGACAGGATCTCGTACGAGGCGCAGACGGCGAATTCCCGGTCATTTATTGGTTCCTTGCGTCCAAACCGGACGATGGAGCCTGAGTTCAGCCGCGGCGGTTTGCTATTGCTAGAATATGGCCGTGGCAACCAATAGTCCTGGTTAGTTGCGTCTTGGTAGCTAAGGAATTGTTCGGGCTCGATGTAGAGGCTTTTCCGGGTAGCTGTACATTTGCGGATGACTGGGGAGTGGGAGAGTTCGTCCGTATCAAAGTATTTGTGCCTGTGGATAGTGCGACACCCAGCGCAGTAGGCGTGGTCTTTGAAGGAGATGCCGTCGCGGGCTAGGGCTGAGCGGAGGGAGAATATTGCTTTTGTGTCTAG encodes the following:
- a CDS encoding protein abnC (transcript_id=CADANIAT00004027); protein product: MKLALSLFLLSGSLAQYSNPGACSGDCWGHDPGFYQRVSDGRYYRFSTGGGIQIHASDNLEGPWEAVGEALPGGSVVDHAGSTNLWAPDIHYEASTNLYYMYYSVSTLGSRDSVIGVATSPNLQPNWTDHGALFRSQAGGNYNAIDANWASIGGSPILTFGSYWNGIHQLPLAGPLSLADGATPTQIAYNSSGNHAIEAGFVFYRRGWYYLTFSSGRAGSYDTNPPATGEEYRIVVCRSASGTGDFVDKSGRSCLTDNGGTTILASHGNVYGPGGQGVFEDRTRGWVLYYHYANPDIGLSTGQYQFGWNVLQWADGWPSV
- a CDS encoding uncharacterized protein (transcript_id=CADANIAT00004028) is translated as MTTLLSLPTELLLSIFDLLPPPSKHVFSLSCRYLNYTFAPLCPSLDTKAIFSLRSALARDGISFKDHAYCAGCRTIHRHKYFDTDELSHSPVIRKCTATRKSLYIEPEQFLSYQDATNQDYWLPRPYSSNSKPPRLNSGSIVRFGRKEPINDREFAVCASYEILSLPDIGSDSTPNEKGSDFDLRVSRAEIARILRGFDIPTCPHTRLGDNLVIKSYCESVSRSRNRNDTPSIEELREEYRRKMGQKEFDDATADYILRIWKDDKANACCQFPGCKTTFRWECRSSPRKDGWKTILLHVKRYLGYLPAPSDLHWMAQLVTVPDEDQLKKYWNECFEWRDVNLAIEEVRYKRLLLARDQSGKMELGRAEEVEFELLRRENDYMRHPHRKRHMGSVLGKLGAGETSHTRLSLLMPRYRQAEEEVEGDLYRPLHSAETLEILEKEDFKNKYKSMRGFGSYQTMWIENLFRSARSG
- the dewA gene encoding hydrophobin dewA (transcript_id=CADANIAT00004026); the encoded protein is MRFIVSLLAFTAAATATALPASAAKNAKLATSAAFAKQAEGTTCNVGSIACCNSPAETNNDSLLSGLLGAGLLNGLSGNTGSACAKASLIDQLGLLALVDHTEEGPVCKNIVACCPEGTTNCVAVDNAGAGTKAE